The Niallia sp. Man26 genomic sequence AGAGGGCCTGCAACAAAAAGCAAAGGGGCGCCCGTCTATGTCTAAAAAACCAAAAACAACAGCGAATAAACAGAATAAACCAATGTCACGTGAGGAACAGTTAGAACGTGAAAATGAAATGCTTCGTTTAGAGGTTGCCTATTTAAAAAAGTTGAAGGCTTTTCGAGAGAATCCGGATGCCTTCCTCGAAAAGCACAAGCAGCCATCGCCTTCGAACTTAAAGAAGAAGGATTCCGATTAAAAGATGTCTTAACACAAGTGAAAATTCCAGAGGCAACGTATCAATATCAAATCAAACAGATGAAACAAAAGAATCCAAATGAAACGTGGGAAACGCTGATTTTAGAGACGTTTGAGAAGCATGAAGGCAGATATGGTTACCGTCGTATTCATGCGGAATTGAAAACGCAAGGTTACCCCGTTAACCATAAGAAAGTACAACGTATCATGAAGAAACTAGGTTTGAAATGCGAAAAATTCGTGCGTAAATCACGCTACAAATCGTATAAAGGTACGGTTGGGAAAGTGGCGAAAAATCGTTTGAACCGTCGTTTCCACACACCACATACCCTTCAAAAAGTTGTGACCGACGTAACGGAATTCAAATGTACAAATGATGAGAAGTTGTATTTAAGCCCTATCATGGATTTATATAACGGCGAAATTATTGGGTTTAGTATGTCTAAAAGTCCAACGCTGGAATTTGTGATGGATTCATTAAAACAGGTGCTTCCTATTATTCAAGAGCGTGCCAAATATAGAACCACCATTCACTCCGATCAAGGCTGGCACTATCAGCACTACAAATGGGTACACACATTGAAAGAAAATAAGATGTACCAAAGCATGTCTCGCAAAGCAACATGTGCAGACAATGCAGCAATGGAAAACTTCTTTGGCTTACTGAAGCAGGAAATGTATTACGGAGAACAATTAATTTCTTATGAAGCCTTGAAGATGAAGATTGAGAAGTACATCCATTACTATAACAACGATCGAATTAAACAAAAACTGGCCGGCATGAGTCCGGTAAAATTCCGAACTCATGCCAGCCAATTAGCTGTGTAATAAAAACTCTAACTTTAAGGGGTCACTACCTTACGGTAGCCTTTTTTTATCATTAAAATTAATATGGGAGTTGGACAAAATGGGGGCTGAAAAGATAAAAATTACTGTTAACGGTGGTAT encodes the following:
- a CDS encoding helix-turn-helix domain-containing protein, which codes for MKQTGASFQETAIQFRINNPSLIANWNSKLEKEGIEGLQQKAKGRPSMSKKPKTTANKQNKPMSREEQLERENEMLRLEVAYLKKLKAFRENPDAFLEKHKQPSPSNLKKKDSD